One segment of Streptomyces sp. TG1A-8 DNA contains the following:
- a CDS encoding tetratricopeptide repeat protein translates to MNTTYYDQGTAAERWERAQMFFAAKDYAGAARVLAGLVEEVPEQTGPRLLLARAYYHSAQLGRAEHELRRIVERDPVEHYARLLLGRTLERRARHEEARRHLRIASVLAGDLPRG, encoded by the coding sequence GTGAACACCACGTACTACGACCAGGGAACCGCGGCCGAGCGCTGGGAGCGGGCGCAGATGTTCTTCGCCGCCAAGGACTACGCCGGCGCGGCGCGGGTGCTGGCGGGGCTGGTCGAGGAGGTGCCGGAGCAGACCGGCCCCCGGCTGCTGCTGGCCCGCGCCTACTACCACTCGGCCCAGCTGGGCCGTGCCGAGCACGAGCTGCGGCGCATCGTCGAGCGGGACCCGGTGGAGCACTACGCCCGCCTCCTGCTGGGCCGCACGCTCGAACGCCGGGCACGGCACGAGGAGGCCCGACGGCACCTGCGCATCGCCTCGGTGCTCGCGGGCGACCTCCCGCGCGGGTGA